In Sciurus carolinensis chromosome 17, mSciCar1.2, whole genome shotgun sequence, one genomic interval encodes:
- the LOC124968175 gene encoding olfactory receptor 7A10-like: MKPRNSTQISEFLLLGLSEDPELQPLIYGLFLSMYLVTVLGNLLIILATISDSHLHTPMYFLLSNLSFVDICFTSTTVPKMLVNIQTQSKTITYTGCITQMYFFILFVGLDFFLLTVMAYDRFVAICHPLHYKVVMNHQLCVLLVLMCWILSVLNSLLQSLMVSWLSFCTHVEIPHFFCELNQVVLLACSDTFANDMVMYFAALLLACCPLTGILYSYSKIVSSILAISSAQGRYKAFSTCASHLSVVSLFYGTSLGVYLSSAVTQNSRCSAITSVMYCVVTPMLNPFIYSLRNKDIKRALRRYL, from the coding sequence ATGAAACCCAGGAATAGCACACAGATTTCAGAATTCCTTCTGCTGGGGCtttcagaggacccagaactTCAGCCCCTCATCTatgggcttttcctctccatgtacctggtcactgtgctgggaaacctgctcatcatcctggccaccatctcagactcccacctgcacacgcccatgtacttcctcctctccaacctgtcctttgtggacatctgcttcacctccaccaccgtcccaaagatgctggtgaacatccagacacaAAGCAAGACCATTACCTACACAGGCTGCATCACCCAGATGTACTTCTTCATACTCTTTGTAGGGCTGGACTTCTttcttctgactgtgatggcctatgaccggtttgtggccatctgccaccccctgCACTACAAGGTTGTTATGAACCACCAACTTTGTGTGTTGCTGGTTTTGATGTGCTGGATCTTGAGTGTTCTGAATTCTTTATTACAAAGCTTAATGGTGTCCTGGCTCTCCTTCTGCACACATGTGGAAAttccccactttttctgtgaacttaaTCAGGTGGTCCTGCTGGCCTGTTCTGACACTTTTGCAAATGACATGGTGATGTATTTTGCAGCTTTGCTACTGGCTTGCTGTCCCCTCACTGGTATCCTTTACTCCTATtccaagatagtgtcctccatccttgcaatctcatcagctcagggcaggtacaaagccttctccacctgtgcatctcacctctctgtggtctccttattttatgGCACAAGCCTAGGTGTGTACCTCAGTTCTGCTGTGACCCAGAACTCACGCTGTAGTGCAATAACCTCAGTGATGTACtgtgtggtcacccccatgctgaaccccttcatctacagtctgaggaataaggacaTCAAGCGTGCTCTGAGGAGATACCTGTGA